In Rhodothermales bacterium, the DNA window GCCGGCGCGTGGCCATGGTCACCGCCAAGGATAAACTCCGCGCGATCCTCTCGAAAGGGATGGATGGGATCGCCTTTTCCTCCGAAAAAGCGCGCGAGGCGAACCGCGCCGTCAACGGGATCGACAATGTCGAGGCGCTCGTCGGGCCGACGCCGCCGATCTACAGCGGGGAGGCGAGCCTGTACGTGCTCCGCGCCGGCGTCCGGCTGCTCGAAGAGGGGCTGGCGGACTTCCTCTATCTGTCCCTCACCGACTACATGCAGCACGCCTACGCGCCCGAGGCGCCGGAGTCGCTCGATTTTTATGAGGCGATCGACCATGAGCTGGGCCGGCTCGTCGCGCTCGGCGCCATCGTCGCCGCGACGGCGGACCACGGGATGAACGCCAAGACGCTCCCGGATGGATCGCCGAACGTCCTCTATGTGGAGTCGATGCTCGACGAACACTTCGGTGCCGGCTTCCGCGTCATCTGCCCAATCACGGATCCGTACGTCGTCCACCACGGCGCCCTGGGCTCGGCCGTGACGGTCTATGTCCCACCCAACGTGCCCGTGGCCGACGTCGCCCGCTGGCTGCTGGCCCACCCGGGCATCACCGAGGTATACGACCGCGAGATGGCGGCCCTCAAGCTCGAGCTGCCGCCCGAGCGCATCGGCGACCTGTTTGTGCTTTCGGCGCGGGATGTCGTCCTCGGGCGCACGCCGGCGCAGCACGACCTCAGCCAGCTCAAGGACCGCCTGCGCTCCCACGGCGGGCGCTACGAGGAGATGGTGCCCCTGGTCATCTCCGAACCCCTCAACGCGGCCTACCGCGCCCTCGCCGCCGGCGATCCGCGCAATTTTGACATCTTCGACTTCATCTGCAACGGTACCACAGCATGAGCGATACGGCTACAGCAATTCTCGAACTCCCCGCGTACATCGCCGGGGACGCCGTCCACACCGGTCGAACGGCCACCGTGCGGTACCCGTACACCGGCGAAGTGGTCGGCACCGCCGCGCTCATCGGGCCGGCGGAGGTCGAGCACATGATCACCCGCACCCTGAAAGGCGGCGAGCCGCTGACCCGGTTTCAGCGCTACGAGATACTGAACAACGCCCGCGAGCTGCTCA includes these proteins:
- a CDS encoding alkaline phosphatase family protein, which gives rise to RRVAMVTAKDKLRAILSKGMDGIAFSSEKAREANRAVNGIDNVEALVGPTPPIYSGEASLYVLRAGVRLLEEGLADFLYLSLTDYMQHAYAPEAPESLDFYEAIDHELGRLVALGAIVAATADHGMNAKTLPDGSPNVLYVESMLDEHFGAGFRVICPITDPYVVHHGALGSAVTVYVPPNVPVADVARWLLAHPGITEVYDREMAALKLELPPERIGDLFVLSARDVVLGRTPAQHDLSQLKDRLRSHGGRYEEMVPLVISEPLNAAYRALAAGDPRNFDIFDFICNGTTA